Within the Halobaculum limi genome, the region CGGATCGGATCACGGTCGGCGACCTCCGGATCGAAGCCGACATTGAGGCCTCTGTCGACGGCGACTCGCTTCGCGTTCGCTCACGGGACGGCCGGATGGAGGTGTACGCTGACTGCTTCGCTGCGATCCGCGCGTTGTCGGACCTCCCGGAGGTACTCCCGTCGCGTCTCGGTGACGCGCTCGATTCCGTCCCGGTCGGCGTCCACCTCTATGGTGTCGAAATCGCACGGATCGACCCGGGCGTGTCGCCGGGGCCGCTGTCGCGCGCACTCGGTACTGCGCCCGCCCGGGTTCACCTGCGGGCACTCGCCCGCGCACTTACTCGCCGCCCCGACTGACGCGCCACCCGCCGGCGTGTCCGTCGGTCACTTGGTCGCCCGCATCAACGCGAACAGTTCCTCACGAAACCGATCTGGATCGATCGCCGCCTCGATAGCGTCGGTCGCTCCGTCGTCGGGAGCCTCCCGCACTGCGGTCGGATACGCGCCGCCGACGAGCAGGTACGACCCCCCGACCGGACGGAGCGCAGCCCACCCCTTCGCGCGGACGCTCACGCCGTCGAGTCGACACAGCGCGTCGTAGCCAGCGGTACGGGCGTCGTCGTCGACCGCGGGACCGTCGCCGTCGGCGTCTCGCGTACGGCGGACGCCCTCGAATCCGCGCTCGCCGAGCGTGTCGGCGAACCCCGTGAACGCGCGGTTGGCGACGAGTCCCGTCAGCGCCACCGATGGCTTCGTCGCTGGCGACAGCGTGAGTCTGCTCGCGACGAAAAAGCGCCACACCCGCTCCAGTCCGATCGCGTTGGCCAGTCGCTCGCGGAGGGCGACGTCCTCGAACACGAGCGTCGCCGCCTCGACGGTGACGACTTTCGCGTCGAAGGCAGTCGTCTCCTCGCGACTGCGCTCGCGCCACCTGCCGGCGGCGATGGCGTCCGGCGGCGGCGACGGGAAGCGATCCGACATTCTTTGCGTGCCACCGTCACACGCGACGGAGATAACTGTGCGGTGCCGTCGTGTGAAGCCGACAGAGAACTACCGAGTCGGTGACTTTAACCGACATCCACCCCCACATTCGACAAATGGCTTTTGAGGATCTCTTGGCCGACCCTGTCATCCAGAAGTACCTCCACGAACTCGTCGGCCCGACGGGGATGCCCGTCGCGGCGGCCCCGCCGGACGGCGAGGTCACCGACGAGGAACTCGCCGAGGACATGGGACTGGAACTGAACGACGTGCGCCGGGCGCTGTTCATCCTGTACGAGAACGACCTGGCCTCCTACCGGCGCGTCCGCGACGAGGACTCCGGGTGGCTCACCTACCTGTGGACGTTCCACTACGAGAACATCCCCGAGAACTTGGAAGAGGAGATGCACCGCCTGCTGGAGGGGTTGGAGAAGCGCCGCGAGTACGAGTCCGACCACCAGTTTTACCTCTGTGAGATCGACTCCATCCGCTTCGAGTTCGAGGAGGCGATGGAGTTCGGCTTCGAGTGCCCCGAGTGCGGGTCGCCGCTGGAGTCGATGGAGAACTCCCGCCTCGTCGAGGCGATGGAGTGGCGCATCGACGAGTTGCGCGACGAACTCAACGTCGACATCGAAGCCGAGGCGGAAGCGTAGATGGTCGTTATCGCGACTAAGTGCTACGTCGAGGGTGAGGCCCGCGACCGCGCACTCGACGGGATGACTTCGCTCATCGGTAACGATCTGGGCGACCTCGACGTGGAGTTCGAGGTGGGCGTCCGCCACGACGACTTCATCTCGGTGACGGTGTCGGGCCCCGACGAGACGGTCGCCCGCAACGTCCTCCGCGAGGAGTACGGCGAGGTGACCGACCACTTCACCGACGGCGAGACGTACACCGGCACGCTGGAGGGGTGGGACGACGACGGCTTCGTCCTCGACGCGGGCACGGAGATCCGGATCCCCGCCGACGGCCTCGGCCTCGGTGCCGGGTCGCCGACGCAGGTGCGCGACCGCTTCGGCATCGTCCAGCACATGCCGCTCCAGTTCGTCTACGACGCAGAGAACGGTCACGAACTCGCCGACGCCGAGCGTGACCGCCTGTACGACTGGACGCGCGGACAGGGCCGCGTCAACGTCAACTCCGCCACTCGCGCGGAGGTGCGTGCGACCGTGAACCGGGCAGGTCACGCGAACGACATCGTGACCGTCGAGCGCATCGGGTTGCTCGAACAGAGCATCATCTGCCGGGAGAACACCGACCCGCCGGGACTGCTCGCGTCCATCGGCGGCTACCTACCCTCCGAACTGAAAGCGGTCATCCCGTAGGCCTATGACACGACGGAGACGACTCCTCGCGGTCGCCGGCCTCGCCGTGATGCTCTCGCTGTCCGGGTGCCTCGGCATCCTCGGCGGCGGCTCTGTGTCCGACGAGCGACTCGACGCCACGCCACCGGGCGGCGCGTACGACTGGAACGCTAGCGTCGACGCCGACCGCGACGCGCACATCACCATCTACGAGAACGCCTCGTTCGCCGCTATCTACGCGGTCGACGGGAACGAGATCGAACTGTACCGCCGCGACGGCCTCGGTGGGCGCAACCCCCTCGACGTGCGTGCGATCCGGTATCGCTACCCCAACGGGACCGTCATCACGGGGACCGAACTCCGCGAACGCGGTGCGATCGAGCAGACGCGCGACGTGGTCCGTATCACCTTCCCCGGCGAGGGCGATGTTGAGGGCGACCGCATCGCGGTCACGGCCGGGTCGACGCCAAAGCGGTTCGCGCTCCCGACGTACGTGAAAGGCTCCTACGAGGTGGTGTTGCCGCCGAATCGTAGGGTGTCGCTGCCGGTGTTCGGCGACACCAGTCCGGGCGGTGCGACCACGTCCGTCGACGACGCGGACCGCCTCCACGTCGTCTGGGACGACGTGCAGACCAACTCGGTCGTCGTGCAGTTCTACCTCCCGCAGGACGTGCAGATATTCGGCGCAGTGTTCGCTGTGTTCACCGTCGTCGGTCTCGGCGGCCTCTACTACTACCGCCGCCAGATCGAGGCGCTGCGCGAACAGCGTGAAGACCTGGGTCTCGACGTGGACACCGACACCGACGACCTCGACGACGACGACCCACCGCCGGGAATGCGCTGACCGGGCGCTGCTCTCGACCGGCTACACTCCCGAAACCGACGCCGCTTTTCACCTGCCCTTCGTCGGCTTGCATATGACGAGCGACGCCGCCGCGAGTCTCGCGGTGCCGACGGACGCCGACCTCCCGCCGTTGGCGTTGGATATCGACGGGACGTTGACGACGCCCGACCACACCGTCGACCCGCGGGTGTTCGACGTGTTGCCCGACTGGCCTGCACCGATCGTGTTGGCGACGGGCAAGTCGTTCCCGTACCCCATCGCGCTGTGTCACTTCATCGGCATTCCGGAGCGTGTCGTCGCGGAGAACGGCGGCGTCGTCTGCGTCGACGAGCGGGTTCGGCTGACGGGCGACGCCGACCGCGTGGCCGCCGCGACCGACGCATTCCTCGAGGCCGGCGGCGACCTCTGCTGGGGCGAGGCCGACACGGTCAACCGCTGGCGCGAGACGGAGGTGGCCGCCAGTCGCGACGCCGACGCCGACCTGTTGCGCGCGGTCGCCGAGGAGTTCGACCTGTCGTTCATCGACACCGGCTACGCCTACCACCTCACCGACCCCGCCGTGAGCAAGGGCGCGGCGTTGCGGGAGGCAGCGGCGGTCCTCGACCGGGAGGCGAGCGAGTTCGTCGCCGTTGGCGATTCGATGAACGACGCCTCGACGTTCGAGGTCGCACGCGAGGGATACGCAGTCGCCAACGCCGACGAGACGGCGCGGGAGGCGGCCGACGTCGTCCTCGACGAGGGGTATATGGACGGCACGCTGACGGCGCTTCAGCGCGTAATCGAACAAGCAGACCGCTGAGACGGCTCCTCGGCACCCTGGCTACTCGGGCGTCGTCGACGCCGCGACCCACTCACCGAACGCGTCGCTGACAGCGTTCTCCTCGAACCGCTCGATACACGGCGTGTCGTACGGGTGCAGCGCTTCGATCCGTGCTTCTGTCTCTTCGACGCGGTCCTCGCTCGTCTTCACGAACAACAGTTCCTCGGGGTCGTTCTCCACGACCTCACCATCCCAGCGATACGTCGACCGGCAGGGGACACGGTTGACGCACGCGGCGAGTCGCTCCTCTACGAGCGTCGCCGCCAGATCGGTGGCGGCCGACGGCGGCGCGGTGACGTACAGCGTCGCCACGCCTACGCCTCGGTCGCGCGGTCGTCGACGTCCTCGAACGGAACGAACGAGCCGTTGATGTCCCACTCGTGGATGCAGTAGACGCCGCCGACGGCGTCCGCGTCGGCGACCACCCAACTCTCTACT harbors:
- a CDS encoding transcription factor — encoded protein: MAFEDLLADPVIQKYLHELVGPTGMPVAAAPPDGEVTDEELAEDMGLELNDVRRALFILYENDLASYRRVRDEDSGWLTYLWTFHYENIPENLEEEMHRLLEGLEKRREYESDHQFYLCEIDSIRFEFEEAMEFGFECPECGSPLESMENSRLVEAMEWRIDELRDELNVDIEAEAEA
- a CDS encoding DUF2110 family protein, producing MVVIATKCYVEGEARDRALDGMTSLIGNDLGDLDVEFEVGVRHDDFISVTVSGPDETVARNVLREEYGEVTDHFTDGETYTGTLEGWDDDGFVLDAGTEIRIPADGLGLGAGSPTQVRDRFGIVQHMPLQFVYDAENGHELADAERDRLYDWTRGQGRVNVNSATRAEVRATVNRAGHANDIVTVERIGLLEQSIICRENTDPPGLLASIGGYLPSELKAVIP
- a CDS encoding DUF5803 family protein is translated as MTRRRRLLAVAGLAVMLSLSGCLGILGGGSVSDERLDATPPGGAYDWNASVDADRDAHITIYENASFAAIYAVDGNEIELYRRDGLGGRNPLDVRAIRYRYPNGTVITGTELRERGAIEQTRDVVRITFPGEGDVEGDRIAVTAGSTPKRFALPTYVKGSYEVVLPPNRRVSLPVFGDTSPGGATTSVDDADRLHVVWDDVQTNSVVVQFYLPQDVQIFGAVFAVFTVVGLGGLYYYRRQIEALREQREDLGLDVDTDTDDLDDDDPPPGMR
- a CDS encoding HAD-IIB family hydrolase, producing MTSDAAASLAVPTDADLPPLALDIDGTLTTPDHTVDPRVFDVLPDWPAPIVLATGKSFPYPIALCHFIGIPERVVAENGGVVCVDERVRLTGDADRVAAATDAFLEAGGDLCWGEADTVNRWRETEVAASRDADADLLRAVAEEFDLSFIDTGYAYHLTDPAVSKGAALREAAAVLDREASEFVAVGDSMNDASTFEVAREGYAVANADETAREAADVVLDEGYMDGTLTALQRVIEQADR
- the cutA gene encoding divalent-cation tolerance protein CutA; its protein translation is MATLYVTAPPSAATDLAATLVEERLAACVNRVPCRSTYRWDGEVVENDPEELLFVKTSEDRVEETEARIEALHPYDTPCIERFEENAVSDAFGEWVAASTTPE
- a CDS encoding HEWD family protein; translated protein: MPVRIRRPHQRTCERCGREERFDDEVESWVVADADAVGGVYCIHEWDINGSFVPFEDVDDRATEA